A part of Paenibacillus sp. IHBB 10380 genomic DNA contains:
- a CDS encoding AraC family transcriptional regulator — translation MSIKDHILLWNQANIHVMDVRHMVIEFKKKLRAYRLPASAFLFTTRGSGQICLDGHVSIVRGFHVLHGGKGACLDIESGEELEFYLILYKASLPPPFHQKLHLILERDNPFQQQYAFTPQYPVNLLNKIKQMHNEWSRPEALEKLHTKSLFYQFVYELLWQIQGQGIETSLPNLSEQAIRYMTEHYHQTITIETMANLLNYSPQYLSRKFKDQTGSSPIYFLIKLRMDKAQELLLTTDATLQEVAASVGYPDLFYFNRMFKKHVGIAPGQYKKRKHVSDNIQHSANKSLKYSIVNRFDQRYIANEDENHYQYREKGDFTVYKRSKSSMAATLLFCLTLLLSACSTGGTNTNAANGQSNGTKVQQVETNQGGAANQAESTSNGETKSVSTLFGDVEIPVNPQRIVAVDYLGSLVALGETPVGSSKLLMDNPYIKDKVAGIEDIGESMEKIIALEPDLIITLNRKEDVYESYSKIAPTVVVPYNKFKNIHEEVTYFGELLGHQEEAIAWLTDYDARVNVAKAKVEKVLPQGATISVLQEYDGLVFVFGKISGRGGRAIYEGLGLKPPAAVTAEIMKEKYHKLSLEVLSDFSGDYTVLTGNKTLEEYKADPIWGKLDAIKNDRVYIWDEERSWFQDPIALLTQVEELADWLIEKSKS, via the coding sequence ATGAGTATAAAAGATCATATTCTATTGTGGAATCAAGCGAACATCCACGTTATGGACGTTCGTCATATGGTAATAGAGTTCAAAAAGAAGTTGCGAGCTTATCGGTTACCTGCCAGTGCCTTCTTATTTACGACGCGAGGTAGCGGACAAATTTGCCTGGATGGTCATGTGAGTATAGTCCGAGGGTTTCATGTGCTGCATGGCGGAAAAGGTGCCTGTCTAGATATTGAATCAGGAGAGGAGCTTGAATTTTATCTGATTCTGTACAAAGCATCGTTGCCTCCTCCGTTCCACCAGAAGCTGCATCTTATATTGGAACGGGATAATCCGTTTCAACAGCAATATGCGTTCACTCCGCAATATCCGGTTAACTTGCTGAACAAGATAAAGCAGATGCATAACGAATGGAGCCGACCGGAGGCGTTGGAGAAGCTGCATACTAAATCGCTGTTCTATCAATTCGTCTATGAATTGTTGTGGCAAATCCAGGGGCAGGGCATTGAAACGAGCCTTCCGAATTTATCGGAGCAAGCTATTCGTTACATGACGGAGCACTACCACCAGACGATCACCATTGAGACCATGGCGAATCTGTTAAATTATAGTCCACAATATTTATCCAGAAAGTTTAAGGATCAGACGGGGAGTAGCCCGATTTATTTTTTGATTAAGCTAAGAATGGACAAGGCACAGGAATTGTTGCTGACGACGGATGCCACTTTGCAGGAGGTTGCCGCCAGTGTGGGCTATCCAGATCTATTTTATTTCAATCGGATGTTTAAAAAGCATGTGGGAATAGCTCCGGGTCAGTACAAAAAGCGTAAGCATGTTAGCGACAATATACAACATTCTGCAAATAAATCGCTAAAATACTCCATTGTGAATCGTTTCGATCAACGATATATTGCTAATGAGGATGAAAATCATTATCAGTATAGAGAGAAAGGGGATTTTACGGTGTATAAAAGGTCAAAATCATCTATGGCAGCTACCTTGTTGTTCTGTCTAACGCTGCTGCTCAGTGCTTGCAGTACAGGAGGGACGAATACAAATGCGGCCAATGGACAGAGCAATGGGACAAAGGTTCAGCAAGTAGAAACGAATCAGGGAGGAGCGGCGAATCAGGCTGAATCAACGAGTAACGGGGAAACCAAATCGGTATCTACCTTATTTGGAGATGTTGAGATTCCGGTAAATCCGCAGCGGATTGTGGCGGTAGACTATCTTGGTAGTCTAGTTGCTCTGGGAGAAACTCCAGTCGGTTCGTCAAAACTTCTTATGGATAACCCTTATATCAAAGATAAGGTAGCAGGTATTGAGGATATTGGTGAATCTATGGAAAAAATAATAGCGTTGGAGCCTGACCTAATTATTACTTTAAACAGGAAAGAGGATGTCTATGAAAGTTATAGCAAGATAGCGCCTACAGTTGTTGTTCCTTATAATAAATTCAAAAATATTCATGAGGAAGTGACATATTTCGGCGAGCTGCTCGGTCATCAGGAAGAAGCAATCGCTTGGCTTACAGACTATGACGCCCGCGTTAACGTAGCGAAAGCCAAGGTAGAGAAGGTACTTCCGCAGGGAGCAACGATTAGCGTACTACAGGAGTACGATGGCTTAGTATTTGTGTTCGGTAAAATCTCTGGACGGGGAGGACGAGCCATCTACGAGGGACTGGGCCTCAAACCGCCAGCTGCTGTCACCGCCGAAATTATGAAGGAGAAATATCACAAGTTGTCCTTGGAAGTATTATCCGATTTCTCTGGTGATTATACTGTGCTAACAGGCAACAAGACGCTGGAAGAGTACAAGGCTGATCCTATATGGGGTAAATTGGATGCTATCAAGAATGATCGCGTGTATATTTGGGATGAAGAACGCTCATGGTTCCAAGATCCAATCGCATTGCTAACCCAAGTCGAAGAACTGGCTGACTGGCTGATAGAGAAATCGAAGTCGTAA